A genomic window from Brassica oleracea var. oleracea cultivar TO1000 chromosome C8, BOL, whole genome shotgun sequence includes:
- the LOC106312633 gene encoding isochorismate synthase 2, chloroplastic, which yields MNGCEASHKAPLGTVETRSLSTVTSLAAATESLITAVSNVKSEPPPFSSGVVRLQVPVDHQIGALDWLHAQNDALPRSFFSRRSDSGRPELLQDLSSENVNGTCDANPVSVAGLGSALYFSDLDSFSHDHWTLIRRFLSPNSPLIRAYGGLRFDPNGEVGVEWEQFGSFYFTVPQVEFVEFERSSMLAATVAWEDELSWTLHNAIEALEDTMLQVSSVIVRLRRESLGVSVVSKNHVPSKGDYYPSVNSALEIIKEKYSPLSKVVLARSSRIITDTDIDPIAWLARLQCEGKDAYQFCLQPPGAPAFIGNTPERLFYRKNLGVWSEALAATRPRGDSEVSDLEIERDLLTSPKDDLEFSIVRENIREKLSAICDRVIVKPQKTVRKLARIQHLYSQLAGQLRREDDEFDILNALHPTPAVCGCPVDEARLLIKQIESFDRGMYAGPVGFFGGGESEFSVGIRSALVQKGLGALVYAGTGIVSGSDPSSEWNELELKISQFTKTLEHEPALQTIN from the exons ATGAACGGGTGTGAGGCTAGCCATAAAGCGCCACTCGGTACGGTAGAGACGAGATCTCTATCAACGGTTACGTCGCTAGCGGCAGCGACGGAGAGTTTGATTACCGCCGTCTCTAACGTTAAGTCCGAACCTCCTCCGTTCTCCTCCGGTGTTGTCCGATTGCAG GTGCCGGTTGACCACCAAATCGGGGCACTCGACTGGCTTCATGCACAGAATGATGCTCTTCCTCGCAGTTTCTTCTCCCGTCGCAGCGACTCTGGCCGTCCAGAGCTTCTACAGGACTTGTCTAGCGAGAATGTGAATGGAACATGTGATGCTAACCCGGTCAGTGTTGCTGGACTCGGGTCTGCTCTATATTTCAGTGATCTTGATTCATTCTCTCATGATCACTGGACATTGATCCGAAG GTTTCTGTCTCCGAACTCTCCTCTGATTCGTGCCTACGGTGGACTTCGGTTTGATCCCAACGGAGAAGTTGGTGTTGAATGGGAACAGTTTGGTTCCTTTTACTTTACAGTGCCTCAG GTCGAGTTTGTTGAGTTTGAGAGAAGCTCAATGCTGGCTGCAACTGTTGCTTGGGAGGATGAGCTCTCATGGACGCTGCACAATGCCATTGAAGCGCTTGAGGATACTATGCTTCAGGTTTCTTCTGTAATAGTGAGATTAAGGCGAGAATCACTAGGAGTTTCTGTTGTTAGTAAGAACCATGTTCCTAGTAAAGGAGACTATTACCCTTCTGTAAATAGTGCTCTGGAGATCATTAAGGAAAAATATTCGCCACTAAGCAAG GTTGTGCTTGCACGAAGCAGCAGAATCATTACAGATACAGACATTGATCCTATTGCTTGGCTAGCGCGGTTGCAG TGTGAAGGAAAAGATGCGTACCAGTTCTGTCTTCAGCCACCAGGTGCACCAGCATTCATAGGTAACACG CCTGAAAGACTCTTCTATAGGAAAAATCTAGGTGTCTGGAGTGAGGCTTTGGCTGCAACCAGGCCTAGAGGTGATTCAGAGGTTTCTGATTTGGAGATAGAGCGTGACTTACTAACCAG TCCCAAAGACGATCTTGAATTCTCCATTGTGCGAGAGAATATAAGAGAAAAACTTAGT GCCATATGTGACAGAGTAATTGTGAAGCCCCAAAAAACTGTGAGAAAGCTTGCAAGAATACAACATCTATATTCTCAGTTGGCTGGTCAGCTTAGAAGAGAAGATGACGAG TTTGACATCTTAAATGCTTTGCATCCAACGCCAGCTGTTTGTGGATGCCCAGTAGATGAAGCAAGACTTTTGATTAAGCAAATTG AGTCATTTGATAGAGGAATGTATGCTGGACCTGTTGGATTCTTTGGTGGTGGAGAGAGTGAATTTTCTGTAGGCATAAGATCTGCTTTAGTCCAAAAG GGTCTTGGAGCATTGGTCTACGCAGGAACAGGAATAGTTTCAGGAAGTGATCCATCCTCTGAGTGGAACGAGCTTGAGCTTAAGATCTCTCAG TTCACTAAGACACTTGAACATGAGCCAGCTTTGCAGACGATCAACTAA
- the LOC106312634 gene encoding probable WRKY transcription factor 61 gives MEKEEFLRSGHGREERNEEMRKLDSDQEHDHIIRSKLDSIKVEMEEAKDENRRLKSSLSRTKKEFEILQTQYNQLMVIIHEDPNKFLPKEEDEDKERTSDREELVLLSLGRRLKSPVPSGSMTNKEEKMKDFMKETDDDKRINEQGLSMGFEYKDLSNPSEKLEVDHNQEKTSLEVSNSNKIQSENSFGFKNDGDEHEDEEEPLPQNIAKKTRVSVRARCETPTMNDGCQWRKYGQKIAKGNPCPRAYYRCTIAPSCPVRKQVQRCSEDMSILISTYEGTHSHPLPMSATAMASATSAAASMLLSRASSSSAADLHGINFSLSSNSITPKPLLQTSSGHPTVTLDLTTTSSSQQPFLSMLNRFSAPPSNVPRSNSYPSTNLSFSNNTNTLMNWGGGSNRNEQYRAPYGNTSTHQQSPYQHMIQTRAAGLSFDTFGRSSSSSPHPTQNSLDNVNFKNITHDQVQSLPAETIKAITTDPKFQSALATALSSIIGGDLKIDNVTRNEAEKSP, from the exons ATGGAGAAGGAAGAGTTCTTGAGGAGTGGTCATGGAAGAGAAGAAAGAAACGAGGAGATGAGAAAACTTGATTCTGATCAAGAACACGACCATATTATTAGATCCAAG TTGGACTCAATTAAAGTCGAAATGGAGGAGGCTAAAGATGAAAACCGAAGGTTAAAATCATCATTGAGTAGGACAAAAAAGGAGTTTGAGATCCTTCAAACACAATACAACCAATTAATGGTAATAATACATGAAGACCCGAATAAGTTCTTACCAAAAGAAGAAGATGAAGACAAAGAAAGAACTAGCGACCGTGAAGAACTTGTCTTGTTGAGCCTAGGTAGACGGTTAAAATCACCGGTTCCAAGTGGCTCAATGACAAATAAAGAAGAGAAAATGAAAGACTTCATGAAGGAAACCGATGATGACAAAAGAATTAATGAACAAGGGTTAAGTATGGGATTTGAATACAAAGATTTGAGTAATCCTAGTGAGAAGTTAGAGGTTGACCATAATCAAGAAAAGACGTCCTTGGAGGTTAGTAACAGTAATAAGATCCAATCAGAGAATAGTTTTGGGTTTAAGAATGATGGAGATGAGCATGAAGATGAAGAAGAGCCATTGCCTCAAAACATTGCTAAGAAAACTAGGGTTTCTGTGAGAGCAAGATGTGAGACACCGACG ATGAACGATGGATGTCAGTGGAGGAAATATGGCCAGAAAATAGCTAAAGGGAATCCATGTCCTCGAGCTTATTATCGTTGTACCATTGCACCTTCTTGTCCCGTAAGAAAACAG GTGCAAAGATGTTCAGAAGACATGTCTATACTTATCTCAACTTACGAAGGAACACACAGCCATCCACTTCCCATGTCAGCAACCGCCATGGCCTCTGCCACTTCCGCCGCAGCTTCCATGCTCCTCTCCCGAGCCTCCTCCTCCTCCGCAGCCGATCTTCATGGCATTAACTTCTCTCTCTCCAGCAATAGCATCACTCCAAAACCACTCCTCCAAACTTCTTCAGGCCATCCCACCGTCACTCTCGACCTCACAACCACCTCCTCGTCCCAACAACCATTCTTATCAATGCTCAATAGGTTCAGTGCTCCTCCTAGTAACGTCCCAAGATCTAATAGTTACCCTTCAACCAATCTCAGCTTTTCAAACAACACCAACACTTTGATGAATTGGGGTGGTGGTAGTAACCGCAATGAGCAATACCGTGCACCTTACGGCAACACTAGCACCCATCAACAATCACCTTACCAACATATGATTCAAACCCGAGCCGCTGGATTATCATTTGACACATTTGGAAGATCTTCCTCATCGTCTCCACATCCCACACAAAACAGTCTTGACAACGTCAATTTCAAGAATATTACTCATGATCAAGTGCAATCTTTACCGGCGGAAACAATCAAGGCGATCACGACAGATCCAAAATTTCAATCAGCCTTGGCGACTGCTTTATCTTCCATCATAGGCGGCGACCTAAAGATAGATAATGTGACTAGAAATGAAGCCGAGAAGAGCCCTTAA